From Vigna unguiculata cultivar IT97K-499-35 chromosome 5, ASM411807v1, whole genome shotgun sequence, the proteins below share one genomic window:
- the LOC114184434 gene encoding protein MAIN-LIKE 1-like, translated as MAAFREGSEFNVDRKICFRHSCRTKLIGSLNNKLTDEQKSFIRGTPFGWMVELTESVKISRNLLTLLISRWVERLGGFDMSAQVVGFTYLDVCLGLGLRVVGENIDLNQEGLNSDSRNLFGASQVVDIDMVYDYILKHIKVLCLEDFGKLYVLLAISEFLLPNRSGTIFSILFNIVDDLGSIGKFNWGRVVYEFLVGSICEAKLFLKEKQSTKHFHVAGCVYLLQLWSFDHFLIPNLKDCQRTTKFP; from the exons ATGGCTGCATTCCGTGAGGGAAGTGAATTCAATGTTGACCGCaag ATCTGTTTTAGGCATTCATGCCGGACAAAATTGATTGGTAGTTTGAATAACAAGTTAACAGATGAGCAAAAATCATTTATCCGAGGAACACCATTTGGATGGATGGTTGAGTTGACAGAGTCTGTTAAAATATCTAGGAATCTTTTGACTCTATTAATCAGTAGGTGGGTTGAAAGGTTGGGGGGGTTTGACATGAGTGCACAAGTTGTTGGATTTACCTATTTAGATGTATGTCTTGGTCTAGGTTTGAGGGTGGTGGGTGAGAACATTGATTTAAACCAGGAAGGGTTAAATAGTGATTCAAGGAATTTATTTGGAGCTTCCCAAGTTGTTGATATCGACATGGTATATGATTACATCTTGAAACATATTAAAGTGCTTTGTTTAGAGGATTTTGGTAAGCTTTATGTTTTGTTAGCAATTTCTGAGTTTTTGTTGCCCAATCGTAGTGgaacaattttttctattttgtttaacATTGTTGATGACCTGGGTAGTATTGGGAAATTTAATTGGGGTCGAGTGGTGTATGAGTTTTTGGTTGGCAGTATATGTGAAgctaaattgttcttgaagGAGAAACAAAGTACCAAACACTTCCACGTAGCTGGATGTGTTTATTTGTTACAG TTATGGTCTTTTGACCATTTTTTGATACCGAATTTAAAGGATTGTCAGCGCACGACAAAGTTTCCCTGA
- the LOC114184435 gene encoding uncharacterized protein LOC114184435, producing the protein MEMKAGDNVIKRSLTNNTVVADVAASAEELTNPFVKEGFEVYGRQSKGTKIVDLIKAVEQQESVLGELQKELEDLNAMMIERKNQCQHQQGKMNFSDFGEASAGHSQIPNSNHPTGCIEFGNSGDRGHVEEVHFPNQDTQESEQSNIYVRRREGPRLRVKSIAIRTPFAVFSGRKRNK; encoded by the exons ATGGAAATGAAAGCAGGGGACAATGTAATTAAAAGGAGTTTGACAAATAACACT GTTGTTGCAGATGTTGCTGCCTCTGCAGAAGAGCTGACCAATCCCTTTGTTAAAGAAGGGTTTGAGGTATACGGACGTCAAAGTAAGGGTACTAAAATAGTTGACTTAATTAAAGCTGTCGAACAACAAGAAAGTGTGCTAGGGGAATTGCAAAAAGAACTTGAAGACTTGAATGCAATGATGATTGAGAGGAAGAACCAGTGCCAGCACCAGCAGGGCAAAATGAATTTTTCTGACTTTGGTGAAGCAAGTGCTGGTCATTCGCAAATACCTAATTCGAACCACCCCACTGGCTGCATTGAATTTGGCAATTCTGGTGATAGGGGTCATGTGGAAGAAGTTCATTTTCCAAATCAGGATACACAAGAATCTGAACAAAGCAACATTTATGTCCGACGAAGGGAGGGTCCTCGGTTGCGTGTTAAGAGTATAGCAATAAGAACTCCTTTTGCAGTATTTAGTGGGAGGAAACGCAATAAGTAG